A genomic segment from Methanoplanus limicola DSM 2279 encodes:
- a CDS encoding MerR family transcriptional regulator: protein MQSDRITISRFSLYTYLSQKALRLYDKKGILVPEVKDRFTGYRYYTTSQIEEALKIKTLCNLDFSLSDISDLLQAVDEKEDKKVQKIITKYHSRTMKEIKRLEKIESLLKENKDFTELFKMNVSEPVIKDIPAMRVISGRRTGSYEEVCSEVSEELFKIIFSPVNQKNGVRITGPCMSICYDKEYREKDADIEMAVPIQGQIETDGDRYSIRNLEPCRVISVIYKGPYEHEGFSATFNTAFKFAADKNLETTGPERQIYISNPNETAPEELLTEVQIPIKG, encoded by the coding sequence ATGCAGTCCGACAGAATAACCATCAGCAGATTTTCACTTTATACATACCTGTCACAGAAGGCCCTGCGCCTCTATGACAAAAAGGGAATACTTGTACCTGAAGTAAAAGACCGTTTTACCGGATATCGCTATTACACAACCAGCCAGATTGAAGAAGCGCTTAAAATCAAGACATTGTGCAATCTTGATTTCAGCCTTAGTGATATTTCAGACCTTCTTCAGGCAGTGGATGAGAAAGAGGACAAAAAGGTCCAAAAGATCATAACAAAGTACCACAGCAGGACAATGAAGGAAATTAAGCGGCTGGAAAAGATAGAATCCCTTCTTAAGGAGAATAAGGATTTTACAGAGTTGTTTAAGATGAATGTATCAGAACCAGTTATAAAAGATATACCTGCAATGAGAGTGATCTCAGGCAGAAGAACCGGATCATATGAAGAAGTCTGCTCAGAAGTCTCAGAAGAACTCTTCAAAATTATATTCAGTCCCGTAAACCAGAAAAACGGAGTCAGAATTACCGGACCGTGCATGTCCATATGCTATGACAAAGAATACAGGGAAAAAGATGCAGATATTGAGATGGCCGTTCCTATACAGGGACAGATTGAAACCGATGGTGACAGATACAGCATCAGAAATCTTGAACCATGCAGAGTAATATCCGTCATTTACAAAGGGCCGTATGAACATGAAGGATTTTCAGCAACCTTCAACACTGCATTTAAATTTGCGGCTGATAAAAATCTTGAAACAACCGGCCCTGAAAGGCAGATATATATCAGTAATCCTAACGAAACAGCACCTGAAGAACTGCTGACAGAAGTTCAGATCCCTATTAAAGGCTAA